A window from Luteibacter flocculans encodes these proteins:
- a CDS encoding GNAT family N-acetyltransferase, translating to MDDPDYLRSWSCSLNVKGNIGQRSEEPSSYVTEYEAAIIGDTDRTVEVGALRYFIVDLLAAEDIGNDPFEVMDSYSADLAEFCRLVNSRGFVPKVAGLIGTRPRPVLIIDKIEIAPEYRGHGLGLMALSIACDVAGIGCALAALIAFPSQWHGKPYEKSKAFAKDRARLSQYYEKADFQPLGRAGIMIRPLPHAFL from the coding sequence ATGGACGACCCCGATTATCTGCGCTCCTGGAGCTGCTCGCTTAACGTCAAAGGAAATATCGGGCAGCGGTCCGAGGAGCCATCAAGCTACGTTACTGAGTACGAGGCGGCCATCATCGGCGACACTGATCGCACGGTCGAGGTCGGCGCTTTACGCTATTTCATCGTTGACCTACTGGCCGCTGAAGACATAGGAAACGATCCGTTTGAAGTCATGGACTCGTATAGCGCTGACCTTGCCGAGTTCTGTCGCTTGGTGAACTCGAGAGGCTTCGTTCCCAAGGTGGCAGGCTTGATCGGAACTCGTCCCCGCCCCGTTCTCATCATCGACAAGATCGAAATTGCACCCGAATACCGGGGTCATGGCCTCGGCCTGATGGCGCTGTCAATCGCCTGCGATGTTGCGGGAATCGGCTGCGCACTCGCTGCGCTTATCGCCTTCCCGTCCCAATGGCATGGGAAGCCGTACGAGAAGTCGAAAGCGTTTGCCAAAGACAGGGCAAGGCTATCCCAATACTACGAGAAGGCGGACTTTCAGCCGCTAGGGAGAGCCGGGATAATGATCCGGCCTCTACCACACGCTTTTTTATAG